A stretch of DNA from bacterium:
CGATCGCCGGCTACTGCGTGCTGAACGACTGGTCCGCCCGCGACCTGCAGCGGGCCGAGATGAAGGTGGGCCTGGGGCCCGCCAAGGGGAAGGACTTCGCCACGGGCCTCGGGCCCTGGCTCGTGACCCCGGACGAGATCGCGGACCGGCGCCTCGGCAAGGGCTACGACCTCGCGATGTGCGCCCGGCGCAACGGGCGGGAGATCTCGCGCGGCAACTGGCGGGACATCCACTGGTCCTTCGGCGAGATGCTGGCGCGCGCCTCGCGCGGGGTCACGCTGCACCCCGGCGAGGTGATCGGTTCGGGGACCGTCGGCTCCGGCTGCATCCTGGAGCTGCGCCCCGAACGGGCCGGCGGCTGGCTGCAGCCCGGCGACGCGATCGAGCTGGAGATCGAGGGGCTGGGCATCCTGGCCGCGACCGTGGCCGGCGCCGCGGGGGAGGAGTGAGATGCCGCACTACGTCGCCCGGGGCGAGATCCCCAACAAGCGCCACGTGCAGCACCGCGTCGGCGGCCGGCTGACCTACGAGGAGCTGGTCAGCCGCGAGGGCTTCTCCGACGTCGCTAGCAACGCCTACCACCTGCGCCCGCCGACCGCGGTGCGCGGCGTGGGCGCCTTGCGGCCGCTGCCGCTGCTGGCCGCCGCCGACGAGCCGCACCGCCACCGCCACGTGTTCACGTCGCGGCTGCCGGCCGGCGGCTGCCCCGTGTTCGGGCGGCGCGTGCTGGCCTTCAACGACGACCTCGTCGTGTCGACCTGCGAGCCCGTGCAGGACCAGCCGGCCTTCTACCGCAACGCCCTGGCCGACGAGCTGGTCTTCGTCCACCACGGCGCGGGCACGCTCGAGAGCATGTACGGCGACCTGGACTTCGGGCCGGGCGACTACCTGGTCGTGCCGCGCGGCACGACGCACCGCCTGCGCTGCGCCCCGGGCCGCGTGAAGCTGTTCGTGGTCGAGACGCGCGGGCCCGTCCAGGTGCCGCGCCACTTCCGCAGCGACCACGGCCAGCTCATGGAGCACGCCCCCTACTGCGAGCGCGACCTGCGGGCGCCACGCTGGCGCGACCCCGTCGACGAGCCCGGCGACGCCGCGGTGCTGGTGAAGCTGCGCGACCGCGTCCAGGAGACGACGCTGGCGCACCACCCCTTCGACCTGGTCGGCTGGGACGGCTTCTGCTATCCCTGGGCCTTCAGCATCCACGACTTCATGCCCGTGGTCGGCAAGGTCCACCTGCCGCCGCCGGTGCACGTGACCTTCACGGCGCCCGGCCTGGTGGTCTGCTCGTTCGTGCCGCGCCTGTTCGACTTCCACCCCGAGGCCGTGCCCATCCCGTACGCGCACAGCAACGTCGACAGCGACGAGATCCTCTACTACGTCGAGGGCAACTTCATGAGCCGGCGCGGGATCGTAACCGAGTCGCTGACGCTGCACCCCATGGGCTACCCGCACGGGCCGCAGCCCGGCCTGATCGAGAAGTCGCTGGGCGCGAAGGAGACCGGCGAGCTGGCGGTGATGGTCGACACCTTCGCCCCGCTGCGCGTGGCCCGCGACGCCCTGGCGGCCGACGACCCCGCCTACCCCCTGAGCTGGCTGGAGGGTGCATGATCATCGATCCCGCGACGCTGGACCTGCGCGGCGCCTATAAGCTGCTGATCGGTTCGATCCTGCCGCGCCCCATCGCCTGGGTGTCGACCGTCGACGCTGAGAACCGGCCCAACCTGGCGCCGTTCTCGTTCTTCACCGGGGTGGCCGCCGCGCCGCCGGTGGTCTGCTTCGCGCCCATGCGGCGGTTCGCGGACGGCGCCGAGAAGGACACCCTGCGCAACGTGCGCGCCACCGGCGAGTTCGTGGTCAACATCGTGGACGAGGACAACGTGGCGCGGGCCAACGAGACCGCGCGCGAGTTCGCCCCCGGGGTGAGCGAGTTCGCGGAGGCCGGCCTCACGCCCGTCCCCTGCGAGGCGGTGAAGGCCCCGCGCGTGGCCGAGTCGCCCCTGAGCCTGGAGTGCCGCCTGCTGCAGATCGTGGAGGTGGGCGCCGACGGGGCGGGGGGCGGCGCGCTGGTCCTGGGCGAGGTGCTGCGCTTCCACGTCCGCGACGAC
This window harbors:
- a CDS encoding homogentisate 1,2-dioxygenase, with product MPHYVARGEIPNKRHVQHRVGGRLTYEELVSREGFSDVASNAYHLRPPTAVRGVGALRPLPLLAAADEPHRHRHVFTSRLPAGGCPVFGRRVLAFNDDLVVSTCEPVQDQPAFYRNALADELVFVHHGAGTLESMYGDLDFGPGDYLVVPRGTTHRLRCAPGRVKLFVVETRGPVQVPRHFRSDHGQLMEHAPYCERDLRAPRWRDPVDEPGDAAVLVKLRDRVQETTLAHHPFDLVGWDGFCYPWAFSIHDFMPVVGKVHLPPPVHVTFTAPGLVVCSFVPRLFDFHPEAVPIPYAHSNVDSDEILYYVEGNFMSRRGIVTESLTLHPMGYPHGPQPGLIEKSLGAKETGELAVMVDTFAPLRVARDALAADDPAYPLSWLEGA
- a CDS encoding fumarylacetoacetate hydrolase family protein; this encodes IAGYCVLNDWSARDLQRAEMKVGLGPAKGKDFATGLGPWLVTPDEIADRRLGKGYDLAMCARRNGREISRGNWRDIHWSFGEMLARASRGVTLHPGEVIGSGTVGSGCILELRPERAGGWLQPGDAIELEIEGLGILAATVAGAAGEE
- a CDS encoding flavin reductase family protein, which produces MIIDPATLDLRGAYKLLIGSILPRPIAWVSTVDAENRPNLAPFSFFTGVAAAPPVVCFAPMRRFADGAEKDTLRNVRATGEFVVNIVDEDNVARANETAREFAPGVSEFAEAGLTPVPCEAVKAPRVAESPLSLECRLLQIVEVGADGAGGGALVLGEVLRFHVRDDLLHDGRIDTALLRPVGRLAGSEYTTLGRRFELERK